A window of Aptenodytes patagonicus chromosome 1, bAptPat1.pri.cur, whole genome shotgun sequence genomic DNA:
ATCTGATCCTCTCCAGGTCCCACGTCCTGCTGCTCCATCTCAtataggtataaaaaaaaaaaaaaaatctatcgcACTTTACTTGCTAGCGCACAAATGCTGACCTCTGGCAATTCCAGACTTGAGGCACACCGTCTCCCACTGATAAGAAAAgttcttatttaaacaaaaatcttcaaattCATCTTGTAAGAGGCCAAAACCCAACCAGAAGCACCTAACTCACCCTGTGTCCCTGCACCGAGTGCACCGAATGGGACACCACACTCCACCACGGTGGGTATGTCCTTGCTGTGGTGACGAGGACAGCAGGGATGAGGGAGCTGCCACTGCAGAGCCATTACCTGACGTCTTCTCTGAGCTTCTTGCTCTCCTTGTAGTGAAGGAGCCACTTCCACCTCccgcttctgttcagcttctccaGCACCTTCACCACCTCTTTCAGTTGGCCTGGGGAGACAGCAAGAGCCAGAGGATAACCGAGGGTGGAGAGGGTGCCTGGGGGTCTCTGGCCCAACCCCTGCTCAAAGTTGGGCCACctgaggttgctcagggctttgtctaGGTGAGGTTTGAATATCTCCACGGATGGAGATTCGCAATCTGGGTCGTCAAACTGGGATCCTGTCCTGGTGTTTGAACACACTTGCTGTGAACGTTTTCCCCCTACTATCTAAAAGGATAAGAGCAACTTGTCCCTGTCACCTCTTGTCCCACCACTGTGCATCTCCAGGAGGAGCATGGCTCCATTTTCTCTGCCCCTTCCTATTAGGGAGCTGAAGGcagcaacaaggtctcccctttgccctcccttctccaggctgaatgtCCTTGTACaacccctgctccagcccctgaccatctCGGTGGCCCTCACTGTACTTCGATGTTTTTGGGAGCCCTGACCCGGACGCACTATCCAGATGGGGTCTACAAATGTCAAATAGAAGGAAAGAATTGTCCCCGCTAAAGCGGGAGCAGAGGACACTCATGGCAAGTTTTTGGAAGGTGTCGGCAAACCAGCGGACAAGGCTGGGAGCCAACACTGTGTGTTTGCATCCAAGCGAGAGGCCACAGCAAGACTCACCCAGCGTTACCATTTCCAACACCTCGTTGTCCGACACTATGAAGCCACCGGTTTGAAACAGCTCCTGGTACGTGCGACCTGTTATATCTTCGGGGCTATCCACTCCGGCAAACACCACGTTCGGACAGTGCTTTAGCTTCAGCAAGCACGGGACCTGCTCAAGGCAGACATGCTTTTGCACACACAGCTGTGTTTCAATAGCATCTGCACCTCCCTGCAGCTCACAGCCGCTCCTGGGAGACCTGAGGAGCCCACCCCGTCCCCTGTCTGCATCACCCCGATGCTCGTGTCTCCATAGCCCGACCCCAAAGCCGTGGACAGCAATACAGGGAGTTACAGGTGGGTCAGTCTGCTGCAATATTCACTGGAGCCCATGAGCCAAAGCCTGGCTGAACTGCTCTGTTACACAAGATAAGCCCAGCCTGACTCCTTTGAGCTGGGCTACTCCAAGTGATGTTATTCAGCGACCAAAaatggagacagaagaaaagcagaactgaCAGGCTTCGTGTTTTTGAGATATTTGTTTTTAACAGCTCTTCACGAAGCACTGTTCTTTCAGTGGAGAGAACAGTGTATCTGCAGAGGCTGACAATTAAATCTACAGCTATATATAGCGTAAAATTTAAAAACCTTTAACATGGATCCTGATATTCAAAAATGGTGCTGGtagaaaaaaaggacagactCAGGCCTTACCTTGTGGATGTGCAAGGAAATGTCCTCGTTCCTGATGACGACAAGCAGCCTGTCAGCGTTCGGGTGTTTTGCTTCACAGAAGCTCAGAGGCTCGATCTCCACGTGGCCATCTTTCCTCAGCAAGGACTGAAACAGAAATCGTGTAAGAAGGTTTGTACAGAGAATATCTTCACAACAGCGGTGCCACGCTCCTGGCACACGTGTCTGGGGACAAGGATTGAGGAACGAGGCAGCGATCCCAACCAGGTACCCTGGTGTCAAGGGTACCCTACGGTGGTTGTCTGTCAAAGGCACTGCACACTCCAGGCCGGGGCTCCAGCCAGAGGGGGAAGAAGCAGCCGTCTATCTTTGTCGGCAAAAACCTTTTAGAAAACCACCTCGAGCATCTCACCGTACCATGCATCGGGTCTCCTTGCTATTTTGGAGCAGAAAATCTTCCCGTGCAATCACCCTCCCTGAGTTTCCAACCCTTTAATGAGAGCTCAAGCAAAAGCCACCCTGGGGGGGTTGAGTTTGGGCTGCTCCTGCATGAACTCTGACCTGTTTTAGCCCGGGGGATGTtcaagtgacaggacaagaaggaatggcctcaaattgcaccaggggaggtttagattggatattgggaaaaatttcttcaccaaaagggttgtcaagcattggaacaggctgcccaggggagtggtggagtcaccatccctggaggtatttaaaagacgtgtagacgtggtgcttagggacatggtttaggcgtggacttggcagtgttaggtttctggttggactcgatgatctgaagggtcttttccaacctaaatgattctatgattctaatttctGGTTGTGGGAGCTGAGATGAAACAGCAGAGGTGGCTCCTGGCTCAAGGGAACCAAATGCCATCTGTGTCGGGTTGAGCAAGCTTGCCCTgcgcctgctcctgctgcccttgGCTCTCACCCCAGGGCCACCCGTCCCCGTCCAGGCCGGCAGGACCAGCCGTTACCTTCACTCTTGCAAAGAAAGGGTCCTTGCCCATCTCCACCAGGTAGAACATGCTGGTGCGGCCGCAGGCTTCCTTGGCCACACTGTGCAGGCGGAAACGCAGCGTGCTGCACAGGTCCGCGATCATTTCCTCGAAGGCGGCCATCCTCCCAGGGAGGGACGCACACGTCCACTTGCTCGTGGCCTCCCCGTGTGCCGGGACCGGCCCTCCACCCTCTCTCCCCGTGTCAGTCCTGCTCAGCATCACCCTGTTGAACTCAGCGTACTCGTCGAGGATGACAGCGATGTCCCCCCGCGAGTCCTTTAGCTTATTATCACATTTGAGCTTGCTGAAGTGGAAGGGAACTGCGTGGCCCTGGCTCTGGGATCTGGCCCTGCTCCTCTCGTTGCAGAGGGTGTCCTGCCACGGGCTACACGGGTCCCCATGCCAGCTGCTTCGCCGGTGCCAGCCGAGCCCGCTTGGCCACGTGTTGGAGGGCAGGATCGTCACCCGCAAAGGGCTCCTGCTCCGTGGGGAGAGCTGGGTGGGAGCTTCTTGCACAGGCAATGTCTCAAACATCACCTGGGGAGAAAAGTCTTTTGGAAAGATGCTTTTGGAGGTAGAAAAGGGTGGTTTCCCACTCCTTAGGATTTGTTTTAGCTTATAATGGAAACGGAGACACTCCATGTCCAAAGTGTGCTGGGTGATTTCCTCAAAACCCCTCCAAGTGCCCATCAGTGACCTTAACAAATGAGACTGCCCCGCACAGTGGCTGTGCCTCTTCGAAGGCTGCAAATTTCCCATCCTCTCCTGGCACTTTTTGGTGACCATGAAGTTCCGGTAGTCCTTGgcgatcccctggctgtccctaATATTGACATACGGTGGAACGTGCCCGCTGCTGGTTTCCCTTGGGCTGATCGGCCAGCCGCGCTCAGCCCATGAGCAGACCCCCTCCATGCCCAGCGAGCCCCAGTCCTCGCTGCGCCCCTCTGTGTGCACCGAGCTCACGGAGGAGAAGTCACAGTTAGTCCTTGTGCCTGCAGCACCCGCGGATCTCGTGCTGTAGGAACCCCTGGCTGTAAGCAGGGACTGTGAAGTCCCCCCAGAATACTCCTGGTCTGAGTTGTCGGAGAAAGTCTCAAACAGATCTTCAAAGGTCAAGCCCATGCATCTGTCTTTTTTGCTGGGGAGCTGCTTTTCCCTCAGGAGCACGTCCAAAATATCCTCAGTGTCACTAAGCTCCAGGCTCTCTTCAGAGATTCCCCTGCGTCCATGTAACGGCAACATCGGGAAGGGGAGACTGGGgatttctccctctcccacctccatgCTGGCATAGTGCAGATCAGCAAACGCGTCGGATCCCTCGGCCTCGTGCTTGCCCTGATTGCACACAGACTGGGGCTCGCACAGTGGCATGAGCACCTCCCCTCCCAAAAAAGATGCAGGACTGGCAAGAGGGACGCTGCTTCCTCCTTCTGAATCCTCAGGCAGGATGGGTTCCTTCTCATGGCTCCCTACCGCATCCACTGCTtggcccccagggctggggcaccTGTGGCAGGTGCCCACGCAGCAGGACCACGGGGCGCCGTCTGGAGCCAGACTCGTGCCAGGAGAGAGCGTCTTGGGGTGCACACTGAGGACTGAGTCAGGCTCAGCGCTGTGCAGACCTGCCTTGTGACCAtgcggaggagaaggaggcatcgATCCCAGGTCACCTGGCACAAGCATATCCACGGGGGAGCTCTCCTCCGGCTCTGCATCGCATGGACCTGTGTCTTTTTTCATGTCTTCTGCACATCTGAGCTTGAAGGAGCCATCCAGGCTCTCGGCAGCCACGCTCACCTCTGCAGCACCTACTTGCTCGCAGGACTTCCCATGTTGGCACAGGACTGGCCCCTGCTCGCTTTGCTCTAACAAGTGGTGGTGGGGGTCTGCGTCTCCGCCATGGGGGAGAGGGTCCTGCTGGCGGGGAGAAGCAGGAGCCGAGCCTGCACGGCCAGGTGGGGACAGGCTGTCTGGGGAGCTCTGCTGCCACCTGGGGTGCTCCTTCATGGCAGACATCCCCTCTCTCACCGAGGAGGAGGGCTCCGATTCCAGCAGGTCATGAAAAGAGGTCTCTGGCTCCTGCGGTGGGTTAGTCACCACCCCTGTGTTCATTTCATCGCTCCTGGGGGACTTCTCTGCACCGAGGCACACATCACCGCTCTCCCCAGCTTCAGAGTCACCTGCTAAGGCTGTACAGTTGAAGGCAAAGCCCTGGCCATCACCTGCTCCTGAGGACTCATCCAGCACATCTGTCTGGTTGGCAGAAGGGCTGCCATGCTGCTCTTCCACCACAAACTTGTTCCCTTCTTGGTTTGATTCACCAGTGCTCAGCAAAGTGAGGTCAGCATAAATGTCGCCTCCACACCTTTGGGAAAGGCAGCTGCTCCCTCCCTGGCCACTCTGCGATGGAGACTGGATGCTTGCCATGGCTTCCTGGTCCTCCTGAGCAGCCCCCAGATCTGTTGCTTCATCAAGAGACGTGAGGCAGACAGAACTGGAGTCAGGGGACAAGGTTAGTGACAGTCCCTGGCCACACGATGACTCGAGGCCAGCTGTGCCGGCAGCTTTGCTCCCAGCAGGCACCCACATTTCTGCAGAGGGCGCACGATCCTTGCCTTTCTGCTCCAAGCCGTCCCTGAGCATCTCTCCGGCAGGTCCCACGTTGCCTGTAATGCTGTCTGGCTGTGCCCCACAGACAAGGCTTGGATCAGATGGTAACGGCAGCATCAACCCGCTGTCACGGGGCAACCCCACATCGGCTGGACTGGCTGCGTGTGCCAAACCAACACTGTTTGTCTCTGCATCTGGGGTGGCCAGAGCCTCCCAGGACTCTTGCAGCGTGTCCAGGCTTGGTGCCATCTCACCAGGCAGCCCTTGAGGGCCAGTCTCAGTCCCAGTCCCATCTGACAGCACTGGCGTTGATCTGCCTGGGCAGGGGGATGCtaaggcagcagggctgggcacagggccCTCTCCAGGAACACCAGAGTCCTTTGGACATGCCGAATTCACTGGCTTCTGCTCACTGCATTCATGCTCCATGTCGGCATCACTGCTTTCAGAAAATGCTAAATCAACAGGCCCCAGGACCGTGCTTTCATATTCAGagccctctttctcttttttcccctcctccacctcttcctcctctttctctggaTGTCCAAAGGGGTCTTGTgattccctcccttccccactggCTCCATCGGGCTTTGCACTTTTGGGATGCGCTTCTAAGGGCATGAAATCACAGGCATGTTGCGGTCCGTCGCTGGTGGCCCAGCTGCCGTCCTCAACCTCCATACAGTGCCCAGCATCTCCCATGTTCTCCCTGTCCTCGGGAGGGCCAGGGCCACCCCCTGACCCTGCTGCCCACGAGctctcctgctgctctccaggtccaTACAGCGCACTCGGTGCATCACTCCAGGGAGCTGTACTGGAATTCAGGGCTTTGTTGCATGGGTTTTCCCTTCCCAGCGCAGGTGGCGGCTTGCTGGCATCGCCAAGCTCATCAGAAGGGCTGGAGGCGATCGTAGCATCCGGCAGTCCCTCCTTGGGCGGCTCCTCCTGAAACAATACAATTTAGAGGTTAATCTTCAAGGGAGGCAAATGCAGGAGGACATGGATATTTTAAATGCTCAAACTTTGTGAGTACAACCATCCCAACAGCAACTGGGGAGATTAGTTTGAGTTTGTCTCTAAAATAAGTCCAGGTTGAATCCTTACCCCACGTGAGCCACTACCATCCCCACTGCAGCCAGCAAGGAGAGTCCCACAGACAGACAGGGAAAGGTTTTGAAACTTTCTACCTTCCTTACACCATGAAATGGCTTAAAAAATAGGCCAAACTGCAGGGGCCATCAGCTGGTGCCCAGAGGTAATGTATGTAGCAGCATCCTCTTATCTCTACTGAGTTTATCTGTCCAAGCAAGCTATGTcaggcaaatcgtgcctgacaaatttggtggccttctacgatggggttacagcgttggtggataagggaagagcaactgatgtcatctacgtGGACTTGTGtgaagcatttgacactgtcccgcacgacatccttgtctctaaaatggagagacatggatttgacagatgaaccactcagtggataaggaactggctggatggttgcactcaaagagttgtggtcaacggctcaatgtccaagtggagaccagtgacgagtggcgctcctcaggggtcggtatcgggaccggcgctgtttaacatctttgtccgCAACacggacagtgggatcgagtgcaccctcagcaagtttgctgatgacaccaagctgtgtggtgcagccgacacgctggagggaagggctgccatccagagggaccttgacaggctagagaggtgggcccgtgcaaacctcatgaagttcagcaaggccaagtgcaaggtcctccacatgggtcagggcaatccccagtatcaatacaggctgggcggagaatggattgagagcagccctgccgagaaagacttgggggtgttggttggtgagaagctcaacatgacccggcaatgtgcgcctGCAGCCCataaagccaaccatatcctgggttgcatcagaagaagcgtgaccagcaggtcgagggaggtgattctccccctctactccactcttgtgagaccccacctggcgtactgcgtccagctctggggcccccaacataagaaggacatggactgCTGGaccgggtccagaggagggccatgaagatgatcagagggctgcagcacctctcctttgaggacaggctgagagagttggggttgttcagcctagagaagagaagggaagggaaggctccggggagaccttatagcagccttccagtagttgaaggggcctacaagaaagctggagagggatttttacaagggcatgtagtgataggacaagggacaatggctttaaactgaaagaggggagatttagattagatataaggaagaaattcttcactgtgagggtggtgaggcactggaacaggttgcccagagaggtggtggatgccccgtccctggaagtgtttaaggtCAGTTTgaacggggctttgagcaacctgctctagttgaagatgtccctgcccacggcaggggggttggactagatgacctttagaggtcccctccaacctaaaccattctatgatgattctatatGGACACTATGGACAGTGATCCCACATGTCCTCCCAAAACGATTCTGCCTGCGCCACAGCACTAAACCCAGGTGCTAAAAAATGCTGGGATATTTTTTCCTTCGTGCAAAACAGTTGCAGCCCTATGGCAGCTGCCCGTTTGTTCAGAGTGGAaattttaaaggaattattttagttCAAGAATTCAGGCTTGAAAAATGTCAGCAGACACCCATGTTTTATATTTACCCAAGTACCTCCACTCCTGACCATCTGCAGACTGTAGaaactgtaaaaattaatttaaaaaaccctaccCAGAATGGAATATTAACTAACTTCACTGGAGGGGCGAGGGAAATGTTGCAAAGCACTGCACTGCCATCTGTGTGGGGGAAACCTCTCCAAGCCAGCAAACCTCAGCTCTCCCAAACAAGCGGAGGAAAAGCTGTGTGCGTCCCCTGACACGTCTGGGCTGCTGCAACCATGGGCAGGCAAATGCAGCTGCCCACAGGAGACAGGCAAGCTTTTGAGTCCCGATCTGGGGTGTTTGTGGTTCCTCTCCTCCCTCAGTTAAGCACAGGTCTGAGACCTCGTCTGAGCTCACACAGCtcacagctgaaaccaggaaCAGATGCTGAGCTCGACACTTTAATTGCTCTAGTTCTTTGGGATTCCTCCCCCTTGAAGAGCATCCATGTTGAGGCCCCGCTCGCTTGGACACAGATAGATACTGCTTGTGCCAGAGCCCAGGGATGCCAGCTCAGTCCAAGAGGACATCCAAACCCGGACTGAGACCTGAAAGCTTCTTTTTTATGGTGACTCTGAGCATGTCTGTGTGGCAATCATTTGGGGCAGCTAAATGCTGGGGgacatttctctgtcctgctttgggGACCCCCACTACCTAGCTCTACGAGAGCCCACAAGCACATCTGCTCCACTCCTCTCAGAAGACCCTACTCCTATAAGCGCAAAATGCATTGTGTGCCCTGTAGACACCCAAACtccaaaaccaaacacccaaaCCCCAAGCTCTTACCGCAGCGATGGTTGAGATGTCATGCATGCGCTCCTCAGGAACGACCGCCGGCTGCCTTTCTTTCACAGCCAGGCCCTCATCAGCATGTTCAGCGAGCAAAAGGCTCTCGGGACAGCTTGTGGAAGAAggctcctcctccccacaggGCAGCTCCCCTGAAGACGACGATACCGTACTATCGACAACACCAGGAGCCCCATCAGCATCAGTCTGAGAGTCTGCAGGGCTCTCCTCTGGGTGGAAAGGTCCCTGGCAATGTGTGCTGCGATCCAGAGAGCTGCTGGGAGTCTGGTCAGGGTCTGACCGAGAGTCTGCAGGGCACGTCTCCAACCCAAAACAATCCTCACCATCATCACTCAGCTCAAGAAAGTCCCCAGTGCTATTTAACGAGACGTACTTCTCGGGGTTGCTGTGCTCCACCACCTTCCTCGTGCTGCTCAGGAGTTTGCTGGGTTTGCTGTAGAAGAGAGCCACCCACATATGAAGTATCAGCTTCATCTCTTCCACGTCATCGGGCAGATCAGGGTCCCAGGGCCTGGAAGGGAAAGCAAACACAGCCTGAAACATCTTCATCCTCCCTCCAGTTGACTAGCACAAGGTAACTCATCTCCTGGTTCCCCACGGCGCTAAGCCCCAATGCAGGGGGGCTGCAAATGcccagctgcagaaacagatCACTTGATGCGGTTTCCAGCTTgttgaaaaaaattagaaactcaCAGCTGCAAAGGAGGACTTCTGTTCATGGCTCTAGGTACCAATTCTAGTTGCAGAGCCATGGGaatcagaatggtttgggttaggaGGGATCTTTAAGGATAATCTAGTCCAATCCCGCCCTGCCATGGGGGAAGATGCCAGGGACATCTTCCAccaaatcaggttgctcaaagtctcctccaacctgaccttgatcACTTCCAATGATgcggcatccacaacttctctgggcaacctgtgccagtgtttcaccacccttggcataaaacatttcttctttatgtcCAAACCAAACCTACCCTctctcagtttaaaaccgttgccccttgtcctgtctacatgccttggtaaaaagtctgtccccatctttcttataaaccccttttaagtattgaaaggccacaataaagtctccccagagccttctcctctccagactgaacaatcccaactctctcagcctttcctcaaaggagaggtgctgcagccctctgatcatcttcatggccctcctctggacctggtCCAGcagtccatgtccttcttatgttgggggccccagagctggacgcagtactccaggtgggatctaaccagagcagagtagaggggca
This region includes:
- the TASOR2 gene encoding protein TASOR 2 isoform X5; this encodes MGERRDEETGGPGTGFHQESEESSSLLQTAVSVLQSSYLDSTSQDGFQYSQAILVENDVFLSELKAFAQAKEAAGYSQEELEETFAFLLFDNEEEAKEVCQTGLRVNSSSISTLGDPAKGVYISKYADCLHPRPWYHGKSGYIVICKLIKGKVKVVSENYTTSYTCPSPGYDCHVAVSRNNVPSKTSDCQAFEQSQYYVYEVSDGSTAERPRQICPYIVIACQYREPKEMPVLAIESLPELNHKALYCPWRGRLSIRGQLLCNIALRTPYSSTIPAQLPPNLDINHVMGLSDLKKKLPEAAFGKRNYIENEVCFQGVYFSLYEVEISNKDQYKMDQLIENLKEKDLAIIKYLQDQGVLILLTSSALARDDGFDPKEPVSLLALFLFTSSRSVCLRVEKHDPKDEREDSDDSDISLKIASVLPGLRYALQKVTSSSWGDTVSTNIRIKQHFQEYAKLDQNPQPASGQTSKVPLSSLLSPTEDECTNPFKKRSEQSFSQLQHYLSDPRSYTLEMSAALGCLTGAVQSLCCDSEADCKVDFSSAVPPDPIPPKTAVEIKVKSENPKPTVGLDQSGEGPAKDVNSASKLWLQQSRRKSSRAVVTSTRKKWSPLKMQMHPMGDSGRNRKATKKKKISIAFSFPKKPGLTANSNEPMVKLANLQFPHRRKRGAEVLSAEFVHKIQSEPVQKETSAPDDPGLETKRLKTLKNPDMKKVPVAETVTKPVKKWKEPFSVLPSEVSSQCHGADSQTSETYPGRVADLGFDLKGNDYESHALNLLADLALGSCIPSFIPRDSGMIAVSCSPSSDSAKEQQSHRKHKSLRVASDHEYHRVDKLAKGATSPSKASLNQNPPPAEKIDLNDLASIPMEKSPGIFSKNSASPSPAKPHVLPPRETQKAAEVNKHSFISAEHSYASQMPEHSKKHMYPRGAPYPGPAPSRNGTRNARAGPLIGKVLPFRHQQNSTHHQRPFNAVTMRRRSSLLSPRLKEDFAKSHTVNICGESVKVTCHWEAEYLFNLDSRYTNDALEKTVIRALHGPWDPDLPDDVEEMKLILHMWVALFYSKPSKLLSSTRKVVEHSNPEKYVSLNSTGDFLELSDDGEDCFGLETCPADSRSDPDQTPSSSLDRSTHCQGPFHPEESPADSQTDADGAPGVVDSTVSSSSGELPCGEEEPSSTSCPESLLLAEHADEGLAVKERQPAVVPEERMHDISTIAAEEPPKEGLPDATIASSPSDELGDASKPPPALGRENPCNKALNSSTAPWSDAPSALYGPGEQQESSWAAGSGGGPGPPEDRENMGDAGHCMEVEDGSWATSDGPQHACDFMPLEAHPKSAKPDGASGEGRESQDPFGHPEKEEEEVEEGKKEKEGSEYESTVLGPVDLAFSESSDADMEHECSEQKPVNSACPKDSGVPGEGPVPSPAALASPCPGRSTPVLSDGTGTETGPQGLPGEMAPSLDTLQESWEALATPDAETNSVGLAHAASPADVGLPRDSGLMLPLPSDPSLVCGAQPDSITGNVGPAGEMLRDGLEQKGKDRAPSAEMWVPAGSKAAGTAGLESSCGQGLSLTLSPDSSSVCLTSLDEATDLGAAQEDQEAMASIQSPSQSGQGGSSCLSQRCGGDIYADLTLLSTGESNQEGNKFVVEEQHGSPSANQTDVLDESSGAGDGQGFAFNCTALAGDSEAGESGDVCLGAEKSPRSDEMNTGVVTNPPQEPETSFHDLLESEPSSSVREGMSAMKEHPRWQQSSPDSLSPPGRAGSAPASPRQQDPLPHGGDADPHHHLLEQSEQGPVLCQHGKSCEQVGAAEVSVAAESLDGSFKLRCAEDMKKDTGPCDAEPEESSPVDMLVPGDLGSMPPSPPHGHKAGLHSAEPDSVLSVHPKTLSPGTSLAPDGAPWSCCVGTCHRCPSPGGQAVDAVGSHEKEPILPEDSEGGSSVPLASPASFLGGEVLMPLCEPQSVCNQGKHEAEGSDAFADLHYASMEVGEGEIPSLPFPMLPLHGRRGISEESLELSDTEDILDVLLREKQLPSKKDRCMGLTFEDLFETFSDNSDQEYSGGTSQSLLTARGSYSTRSAGAAGTRTNCDFSSVSSVHTEGRSEDWGSLGMEGVCSWAERGWPISPRETSSGHVPPYVNIRDSQGIAKDYRNFMVTKKCQERMGNLQPSKRHSHCAGQSHLLRSLMGTWRGFEEITQHTLDMECLRFHYKLKQILRSGKPPFSTSKSIFPKDFSPQVMFETLPVQEAPTQLSPRSRSPLRVTILPSNTWPSGLGWHRRSSWHGDPCSPWQDTLCNERSRARSQSQGHAVPFHFSKLKCDNKLKDSRGDIAVILDEYAEFNRVMLSRTDTGREGGGPVPAHGEATSKWTCASLPGRMAAFEEMIADLCSTLRFRLHSVAKEACGRTSMFYLVEMGKDPFFARVKSLLRKDGHVEIEPLSFCEAKHPNADRLLVVIRNEDISLHIHKVPCLLKLKHCPNVVFAGVDSPEDITGRTYQELFQTGGFIVSDNEVLEMVTLGQLKEVVKVLEKLNRSGRWKWLLHYKESKKLREDVRLDANTHKKHLILKSCQGANLIEVLHYHACDSQSSPRSEYVKCLLNLQVQHVSARFAVYLTEKPSVSREVLESKGILVADVNTFLGTVQEAAAPFRRSYW